The following are encoded together in the uncultured Sphaerochaeta sp. genome:
- a CDS encoding AMP-binding protein produces the protein MKKKQAEVWSLKRIKKLKREDGLTMKTVNKYTMDAVVDCTSSRNGDGIALRTYREEGSEITYAQLKLMKDAISITLLEAGFSRGDKIAIMGESCPTWMVAYFGITSIGCVAVPILPDFSAKETTQILEHAGAKGVVINAKHFEKAKGYVHANGTYLVRMEDLFHIPSSIVQGLEDKTQFAAAPGKDISRRKIDEKGRKLREASLAQEDDLASLIYTSGTTGSSKGVMLTHKNLVWNADISTDVYVDLNHKSKVLSILPVSHVYEFTTGQILELMCGCEIVYLGKPPVTSILLPALKDVKPTIVMTVPLLIEKVYRSAVLPVTKGNEKIKKWMRYSFTRKLISKAIGRKLKMTFGGHMKFFGIGGAPLDREVEQFLADAKFPYAIGYGLTETAPLIAGGKPKKHYVGVIGKLVEHVDVKLADPDPETGVGEILVKGPNVMQGYYDNPELNKASFTEDGYFRTGDLGHLDKNGRLSIKGRTKTMILGSGGENIYPELIESVINNQDFVTESLVIPEQGGLAALIKIDVEAFASKMALNVNEAKDEALKYVAKIREDVNKELSAFSRLSSAELQEEPFQRTPTQKIKRFLYSRGKDDTAKEAEKG, from the coding sequence ATGGGGACGGGATTGCCTTACGTACCTACCGTGAGGAGGGTAGTGAGATTACCTATGCCCAGTTGAAGTTGATGAAGGATGCCATTTCCATTACCCTCCTCGAGGCTGGATTCTCCCGTGGGGATAAGATTGCCATCATGGGAGAGAGCTGCCCTACTTGGATGGTTGCCTATTTCGGTATCACCTCCATCGGATGTGTAGCTGTTCCGATCCTTCCCGATTTTTCGGCCAAGGAAACCACCCAGATCCTTGAACATGCAGGGGCGAAAGGTGTTGTCATTAATGCCAAGCATTTCGAGAAGGCAAAAGGGTACGTCCATGCTAATGGCACCTATCTGGTGAGGATGGAAGACCTGTTCCACATCCCCTCATCCATCGTGCAAGGGCTGGAGGACAAGACTCAGTTTGCAGCCGCACCTGGCAAGGATATAAGCCGTAGAAAGATAGATGAGAAAGGAAGGAAGCTTCGAGAAGCTTCCCTTGCTCAGGAAGATGATCTGGCCTCCCTGATTTATACCAGTGGCACCACCGGCAGCAGCAAGGGAGTGATGCTCACCCATAAGAATCTTGTATGGAATGCTGATATATCGACTGATGTGTATGTAGATCTCAATCACAAGTCCAAGGTGCTCTCAATATTGCCCGTAAGCCATGTCTATGAGTTTACCACCGGACAAATATTGGAGCTCATGTGTGGTTGTGAAATTGTATATCTGGGCAAGCCGCCGGTTACATCGATCCTGCTTCCCGCGCTCAAGGACGTCAAGCCGACGATTGTGATGACTGTCCCCTTACTTATCGAAAAGGTATACCGAAGCGCCGTGCTTCCTGTTACCAAGGGTAACGAAAAGATCAAGAAATGGATGCGTTACTCCTTTACCCGCAAGTTGATCAGCAAGGCAATTGGTAGAAAACTGAAGATGACCTTTGGTGGACACATGAAGTTCTTCGGTATTGGCGGGGCTCCACTTGACCGAGAGGTAGAACAATTCCTTGCTGATGCAAAGTTTCCCTATGCCATAGGCTACGGGCTTACCGAGACAGCTCCCCTGATTGCTGGTGGGAAACCCAAGAAACACTATGTTGGGGTCATCGGGAAATTGGTTGAACATGTTGATGTGAAACTGGCCGACCCTGATCCGGAAACCGGTGTGGGAGAAATCTTGGTGAAGGGCCCGAATGTCATGCAGGGATACTACGACAATCCTGAGCTGAACAAGGCAAGCTTTACCGAGGACGGATATTTCAGGACAGGAGATCTGGGACACCTGGACAAGAACGGTCGACTTTCCATCAAGGGAAGGACCAAGACCATGATTCTGGGTAGTGGAGGGGAGAATATCTACCCGGAGCTGATCGAGTCGGTAATAAACAATCAGGATTTTGTCACTGAATCATTGGTTATCCCAGAACAAGGTGGCTTGGCTGCGTTGATCAAGATTGACGTTGAGGCTTTTGCCAGCAAGATGGCATTGAATGTCAATGAGGCAAAGGATGAAGCCCTGAAATATGTCGCAAAAATCCGGGAGGATGTGAATAAGGAATTGAGTGCTTTCAGCCGACTCAGCAGTGCTGAGTTGCAGGAAGAGCCGTTCCAGAGAACACCGACCCAGAAGATCAAGCGATTTCTGTACTCCAGAGGAAAGGATGATACAGCAAAGGAAGCCGAAAAGGGTTGA
- a CDS encoding 3-deoxy-7-phosphoheptulonate synthase, with translation MANVDIRIKQVEPLATPQQVVSLLPVDEKTAESIRRSRQTVNDIIQGRDQRLLAIIGPCSLHDPKAALEYARKLKKLASEIEEEMFVVMRTYFEKPRTVGGWKGLILDPKMDGSYDIGGGIMAARSLLLDIVKMGLPVGCEVLDPIIPQYIDELMSWSSIGARTTESQIHRNLASGLSVAVGFKNSTSGDLFNAINAIKSAHQPASFIGMDASGASAIFRTTGNDCCHLILRGGDQSPNYYEDDVENARVFMQKEGVNPSIIIDCSHANSRKHYERQKRVLRSLIDQVSWGEKAIRGFMLESNLEQGCQKIPEDLSTLKYGVSVTDACIGWDETERIVHHACDLLRKARSEGGIIQPL, from the coding sequence ATGGCAAACGTAGATATCAGAATTAAGCAGGTTGAACCACTTGCTACACCGCAGCAGGTAGTCTCACTGCTGCCGGTTGATGAAAAAACCGCCGAATCCATACGTCGAAGCCGGCAGACGGTGAACGATATCATCCAAGGAAGGGACCAGCGATTGCTTGCAATCATCGGTCCCTGTTCTCTGCATGACCCCAAAGCAGCACTCGAATATGCAAGGAAGCTCAAGAAGCTTGCAAGTGAGATCGAGGAAGAGATGTTTGTGGTGATGCGTACCTATTTTGAGAAGCCGAGGACCGTAGGTGGTTGGAAAGGCTTGATCCTCGATCCAAAAATGGATGGCTCCTATGATATCGGTGGAGGTATCATGGCTGCCCGTTCTCTCCTGCTGGACATCGTGAAGATGGGCCTTCCGGTAGGGTGTGAGGTGCTCGACCCCATTATCCCCCAGTACATCGACGAGTTGATGAGTTGGTCTTCGATCGGTGCAAGAACAACCGAGAGTCAGATCCATCGCAACCTTGCAAGTGGTTTGAGTGTGGCTGTCGGGTTCAAGAACAGTACCAGCGGGGACCTGTTTAATGCAATTAACGCTATCAAGAGCGCCCATCAACCAGCATCATTCATTGGCATGGATGCCTCAGGTGCCAGTGCCATCTTTAGGACCACCGGTAATGATTGTTGTCACTTGATCCTTCGTGGTGGAGACCAGAGTCCCAACTATTATGAGGATGATGTAGAGAATGCAAGGGTCTTTATGCAGAAGGAGGGGGTGAATCCCTCAATTATCATCGATTGCAGTCATGCAAACTCCAGAAAACACTATGAAAGACAAAAACGGGTATTGCGTTCTCTCATTGACCAGGTTTCCTGGGGTGAAAAGGCCATTCGTGGCTTCATGTTGGAAAGCAACCTGGAGCAAGGATGCCAAAAGATTCCTGAAGATCTATCTACCTTGAAATATGGAGTCTCCGTAACTGATGCATGCATCGGTTGGGATGAGACCGAACGAATAGTGCACCATGCTTGCGATTTGCTTCGCAAGGCTCGCAGCGAAGGCGGCATTATCCAGCCGCTGTGA
- a CDS encoding DJ-1 family glyoxalase III, whose translation MVPSVLVILAEGFEEVEAITPIDLLRRSGAKVTVASLDTLAVRGSHGIVVHADTTLASCKNNSFDCVLLPGGGQGSKNLAASFEVLEKVIETAQSGVVAAICAAPAVVLGKTGLLDGKRVTGYPGTEETCPGLVLENESFIVDGSLVTGQGPGAAMPFSLALIGVLFDQRTREAITEQLQYKG comes from the coding sequence ATGGTTCCCTCAGTTTTAGTGATCCTTGCAGAAGGATTTGAAGAGGTCGAAGCTATCACACCGATTGATTTGCTTAGGCGAAGTGGGGCAAAAGTCACCGTAGCTTCCCTTGATACTCTTGCCGTAAGGGGTTCTCATGGCATTGTAGTCCATGCTGACACCACCCTGGCCTCTTGTAAGAATAATTCATTTGATTGTGTGCTTCTCCCAGGAGGAGGGCAAGGGTCGAAGAATCTTGCTGCATCCTTTGAGGTGCTGGAGAAGGTTATCGAGACTGCCCAAAGTGGGGTGGTCGCGGCCATTTGTGCCGCTCCCGCAGTCGTCCTTGGCAAGACCGGCTTGTTGGACGGTAAACGGGTGACAGGATATCCAGGGACAGAAGAGACCTGCCCTGGGTTGGTGCTAGAGAATGAATCATTCATCGTGGACGGTTCGTTGGTTACCGGACAAGGACCTGGGGCTGCCATGCCGTTTTCTTTGGCGCTTATCGGTGTATTGTTTGACCAACGGACGCGAGAAGCTATAACAGAACAACTGCAGTACAAGGGGTAA
- a CDS encoding DUF1846 domain-containing protein codes for MGAIGFDNEKYLEEQRHYILERVKQSDGKLYLECGGKLLFDYHASRVLPGFDPNVKMRVFQSLKEQIDVIICIHSGDIERRKMRSDFGITYDTDVFKMIDDFSKWGLKVTRVVITRFDEEPGSVHFKNILEQRGITVYTHRATHGYPNNVDLIVSDEGYGANPYIETDRPVVIVTGPGPGSGKLGTCLSQMYHDYKAGRHSGYSKFETFPIWNLPIDHPVNIAYESATADIGDKNLIDHFHASAYNQITVNYSRDLEAYPLLNRILSKITGEDCLYKSPTDMGVNRCGFGIIDDEVVRKAGEQEIIRRYYRAACEYVQGIGTKETVERSLSIMDGAKLSSENRSVVPAAKQALERGIERNKGINGIVCAAAIELPDGRIVTGCNSPFLHASSALILNAVKVLADIDHEIDLIPPAIVQSVTEMKRDVLKGRGVSLNLDEVLICLAMSCAISEDAKKASEVLPLLHGCEVHMTHIPSSGDSSGLRKLVLNVTSDPRFPTSSMYNPA; via the coding sequence GTGGGTGCAATTGGATTTGACAATGAGAAATATCTGGAGGAGCAACGTCATTATATCCTCGAGCGAGTGAAGCAGAGTGATGGGAAGCTCTATCTGGAATGTGGTGGTAAGCTCCTGTTCGACTATCATGCATCACGCGTACTTCCTGGATTTGATCCGAATGTGAAGATGCGCGTATTCCAATCACTCAAGGAACAGATTGATGTTATCATCTGTATTCATAGTGGTGATATAGAACGACGAAAAATGCGGAGTGATTTCGGAATCACCTATGATACGGATGTATTCAAGATGATTGACGACTTCTCCAAGTGGGGGTTGAAGGTCACCCGTGTGGTAATTACCCGATTTGATGAGGAACCAGGCTCGGTCCACTTCAAGAATATTCTTGAGCAACGTGGGATTACCGTCTACACCCATCGTGCAACACACGGATACCCGAACAATGTAGACCTGATTGTCAGTGACGAAGGGTATGGCGCAAACCCCTACATTGAAACCGATCGACCGGTCGTTATCGTGACTGGTCCCGGTCCAGGTTCAGGTAAGCTCGGTACCTGCCTCTCACAGATGTACCACGATTATAAGGCTGGACGGCATAGTGGATATTCAAAGTTCGAGACGTTCCCGATCTGGAACCTGCCCATTGATCATCCGGTGAATATTGCCTATGAGAGTGCAACCGCTGATATCGGGGACAAGAACCTGATCGACCACTTCCATGCAAGTGCCTATAACCAGATTACGGTCAATTATTCCAGGGACCTGGAAGCATATCCTCTTCTTAACAGGATCTTGAGCAAGATTACCGGCGAGGATTGTCTTTATAAAAGTCCCACCGATATGGGAGTCAATCGCTGTGGGTTTGGCATTATCGACGATGAGGTTGTCAGGAAAGCTGGTGAACAGGAGATTATCAGGCGCTACTATCGAGCTGCCTGTGAATATGTCCAGGGAATCGGCACCAAGGAAACCGTCGAGCGGAGTCTTTCCATCATGGATGGTGCGAAGCTTTCCAGTGAGAATCGAAGTGTGGTCCCTGCAGCCAAGCAGGCTCTCGAGAGAGGCATAGAAAGGAATAAGGGGATAAACGGGATTGTATGTGCAGCGGCAATTGAATTGCCTGATGGGCGAATCGTCACCGGGTGCAATTCACCTTTCCTGCACGCTTCTTCTGCCCTGATCCTCAACGCAGTGAAGGTGCTTGCGGATATCGATCACGAGATTGACCTCATCCCTCCTGCAATCGTGCAGTCTGTGACAGAGATGAAGCGTGATGTGCTCAAGGGCAGGGGTGTAAGCCTGAATCTTGATGAGGTGCTTATCTGTTTGGCTATGAGTTGCGCAATCAGCGAAGATGCCAAGAAAGCGAGTGAGGTCCTACCGCTTCTTCATGGCTGTGAGGTTCATATGACCCATATTCCCAGTAGTGGAGACTCCTCAGGTTTGAGAAAACTGGTACTCAATGTTACCAGTGACCCACGCTTCCCTACCTCTTCCATGTATAACCCAGCCTAG
- a CDS encoding AbrB family transcriptional regulator translates to MNLLPLLILHGVGATGALLLRRFRIPAGTLIGALVAVMILNSFQSAPTTYPEDLRIIVQIFSGLVIGTRFTRGDIKTLKTMVFPIIILVVVLLSTNLLFAFIMQHFTSLSFMTSFFACAPGGVSDLALVATDFGAVMEHVALLQLFRLVSVIIVFPPMIRAMLKIDDHTSGVEETARVGTSSLVSPSWFFATIACALTGGLFFNAAAIPAGAILGSIVGVALLNLVSDKATYPRILKMLVQIAAGSYIGSRITVQTLFEIKVLLLPALILTIELFFMAFVTAAILHKVCRLDWATSLFSSTPGGIQEMGLISDELGLETPKIVLMHTFRILAVLGVLPLIAGFFGGI, encoded by the coding sequence ATGAATTTACTTCCATTACTCATTTTGCATGGTGTCGGGGCTACAGGGGCACTGCTTTTACGGCGGTTTCGAATACCTGCGGGAACCTTAATCGGAGCCCTTGTTGCGGTAATGATTCTCAACAGTTTTCAGTCCGCTCCCACTACATATCCTGAAGATCTACGTATCATTGTCCAGATCTTCAGTGGTTTGGTGATTGGTACCCGTTTCACCCGAGGCGATATCAAAACGCTGAAAACCATGGTATTCCCGATCATCATCCTGGTGGTGGTACTACTCTCGACAAACCTCCTCTTTGCCTTCATCATGCAACATTTTACCAGCTTGAGTTTTATGACAAGTTTCTTTGCATGTGCTCCTGGGGGAGTATCGGATTTGGCTCTGGTGGCTACTGATTTCGGGGCAGTAATGGAACACGTAGCACTCTTGCAACTCTTCCGCTTGGTATCCGTTATCATAGTATTTCCCCCCATGATCAGGGCAATGCTCAAGATCGATGATCATACTTCCGGAGTAGAAGAAACAGCACGGGTTGGTACATCCAGTTTGGTCTCTCCTTCTTGGTTCTTTGCCACCATCGCCTGTGCATTGACCGGTGGGTTGTTTTTCAATGCCGCGGCAATCCCTGCAGGGGCAATCCTTGGTTCCATCGTAGGGGTTGCACTGTTAAACCTTGTGAGCGACAAGGCAACCTATCCAAGAATACTGAAAATGTTGGTGCAAATAGCGGCAGGATCCTATATAGGAAGCAGAATCACTGTGCAGACTCTTTTTGAAATCAAGGTGTTGTTGCTCCCTGCACTCATCCTAACCATTGAACTCTTTTTCATGGCATTTGTCACAGCGGCAATCCTACACAAAGTCTGTCGTTTGGATTGGGCTACCAGTCTCTTCTCCTCCACCCCTGGAGGAATCCAAGAGATGGGTTTGATCAGTGATGAATTGGGACTGGAAACCCCTAAGATCGTCCTGATGCATACATTTCGCATCCTGGCGGTCCTAGGGGTACTTCCCTTGATAGCTGGGTTTTTCGGTGGTATCTAG
- a CDS encoding Rrf2 family transcriptional regulator: MKLSTKGRYSLQTMVYLATCKENCSIRSISEATGISSGYLEQLMIPLRRAKLVVAERGVQGGYRIARKGITCHDVLNASEGDFHPVPCKDCTRTEACKTHQIWALLQNAVVNYAKQVLIEDLASHLVEHEVGGGI; encoded by the coding sequence ATGAAATTATCGACAAAAGGTAGGTACTCGTTGCAGACTATGGTCTATTTGGCCACCTGCAAGGAGAATTGCAGTATACGCTCGATCAGTGAAGCGACTGGTATCAGCAGTGGATATCTGGAGCAATTGATGATCCCCCTTAGACGTGCAAAACTCGTTGTTGCAGAGCGAGGTGTGCAGGGAGGGTATCGTATTGCTCGTAAAGGAATTACTTGCCATGATGTACTGAATGCAAGTGAAGGTGATTTTCATCCGGTACCTTGTAAGGATTGCACGAGGACAGAAGCCTGCAAAACACACCAGATCTGGGCGTTGCTACAGAATGCAGTGGTAAACTATGCAAAGCAGGTTTTGATTGAGGACCTAGCCTCACACTTGGTTGAACATGAGGTGGGGGGAGGTATATGA
- a CDS encoding Rrf2 family transcriptional regulator yields MKISTRGRYGLRLLVDLAEHQSEGPVALSHVAHRQDLSEKYLQQVALLLTRGGFLISIKGAGGGYQLKESPDKIFIYDVLDLLEGNITFEERSQGQESAIERVIRLHFYQKIDQEVRKVFENVTLAEVTRAEWFTYMI; encoded by the coding sequence ATGAAGATTTCTACACGAGGTCGTTACGGCCTAAGATTGCTTGTAGATTTGGCTGAGCACCAGAGTGAAGGTCCGGTTGCTCTCTCCCATGTAGCACACCGACAGGATCTCAGTGAGAAATACTTGCAGCAAGTTGCGCTGCTTCTTACCCGTGGAGGATTTTTAATCTCTATCAAGGGAGCTGGAGGCGGGTACCAGCTCAAGGAAAGCCCAGATAAGATTTTCATTTATGATGTGCTCGATCTGCTGGAAGGGAATATTACCTTTGAGGAAAGATCTCAAGGACAGGAATCAGCCATCGAGAGAGTTATCAGGTTGCACTTCTACCAAAAAATAGACCAGGAAGTACGCAAGGTGTTTGAAAATGTCACCTTGGCTGAGGTGACCAGGGCTGAGTGGTTTACCTACATGATCTGA
- the cysK gene encoding cysteine synthase A has product MSGHIYQDITEKIGKTPLVKIHRLHDGDATVLAKLESFNPLSSVKDRVALSMIEGAEKRGLLSADSVIIEPTSGNTGVGLAYVAAVKGYRLIITMPETMSVERRKLLSALGAELVLTEGALGMKGAIAKAEELAKQNPHAFIPSQFDNPDNPAVHYRTTGVEIWEDTAHTVDLFVAGVGTGGTISGVGKYLKEQNPQVKIVAVEPSTSPVLSEGYGGPHKIQGIGAGFVPGNLDRSVIDEIVTVEDAKAGKTARSLAKQEGLLVGISSGAAMHVALQYAADPAWKGKTIVVLLPDSGERYLSTWLFEED; this is encoded by the coding sequence ATGAGTGGACATATTTACCAAGATATCACAGAGAAAATTGGCAAAACACCTTTGGTCAAGATACATCGACTTCATGATGGGGATGCGACAGTGCTTGCTAAGCTTGAGAGCTTCAACCCACTCTCCAGTGTGAAGGATCGTGTGGCCCTGTCCATGATTGAAGGAGCCGAGAAGCGTGGCTTGCTTTCAGCTGATTCGGTCATCATAGAGCCTACCAGTGGGAACACCGGGGTTGGATTGGCCTATGTTGCTGCGGTGAAGGGCTATCGGTTAATTATCACGATGCCTGAGACGATGAGTGTTGAAAGACGTAAACTCCTCTCTGCATTGGGGGCTGAATTGGTCCTGACCGAAGGTGCTCTTGGTATGAAGGGGGCTATTGCGAAGGCAGAGGAACTAGCCAAGCAGAATCCCCATGCTTTCATTCCAAGCCAATTCGATAATCCTGATAATCCAGCTGTTCACTATCGTACAACTGGTGTGGAGATCTGGGAGGATACTGCACACACCGTCGATCTTTTTGTTGCAGGTGTCGGTACCGGGGGAACTATCAGTGGGGTGGGTAAGTACCTCAAGGAACAGAATCCCCAAGTAAAAATTGTTGCCGTGGAACCCTCAACCAGTCCAGTACTGAGTGAAGGATATGGCGGTCCTCACAAGATTCAGGGTATTGGTGCAGGGTTTGTTCCCGGTAATCTCGATCGTTCTGTAATCGATGAGATAGTGACAGTGGAGGATGCAAAAGCAGGGAAGACTGCACGGTCTCTTGCCAAGCAGGAGGGGCTGCTGGTTGGTATTTCCAGTGGGGCGGCAATGCATGTTGCGCTTCAGTATGCTGCAGATCCAGCCTGGAAGGGTAAGACTATCGTTGTCCTGCTCCCTGATTCTGGAGAGCGATATTTATCCACCTGGTTGTTCGAAGAAGACTAG
- a CDS encoding type II toxin-antitoxin system HicA family toxin translates to MRALFRLPQIEAARTAASYKLLSDDALYAMGVAYVEEALHEMGYTVVFRSGSRSRYPQLKAQKQNGKLWWVIVGVGMYPNRPHLSEEVVKQVLKHAPEEQAKVYFAPVMFINTRSQNVSLPSQNGSFTALFNGLTPVTRRSRR, encoded by the coding sequence ATGAGAGCGTTGTTCAGATTACCACAGATAGAGGCAGCAAGAACAGCCGCTTCCTATAAGCTGCTGAGCGATGACGCTTTGTATGCCATGGGGGTCGCCTATGTTGAGGAAGCCCTTCATGAGATGGGGTATACGGTTGTTTTCCGTAGTGGTAGCAGAAGTCGATATCCCCAGCTCAAGGCTCAGAAGCAAAACGGCAAGCTTTGGTGGGTTATTGTTGGAGTGGGTATGTACCCCAATCGTCCTCACCTAAGTGAAGAGGTGGTCAAACAGGTACTCAAACATGCACCCGAAGAACAAGCAAAAGTTTATTTTGCTCCAGTGATGTTTATCAATACCCGCTCCCAGAATGTGTCCCTGCCGAGTCAGAATGGATCGTTTACGGCCCTATTCAATGGCTTGACTCCAGTAACTAGACGTTCCCGTCGGTGA
- a CDS encoding DNA glycosylase, whose protein sequence is MNDTLINLEATLFCGQTFAWTKEGSTYKAVLGGRHIMFEEADFPTLVAEDALFSHYFDMEWEYDEAERVLSSLDPHLSMLISQYRSIHILNQDPWEVLVSFLLSQNNNIKRIRGMYQTLSRTYGTEVSPGVFAFPRPEQLEEVSETAFRALGMGFRAPYLISAISHAYLLESIECLDYLPAKELLKSIRGVGEKVASCILLFGYHRMEAFPLDTWMQKVMKRHYPTKDETFFAPYAALAQQYLFHGERLGGKQ, encoded by the coding sequence ATGAATGATACCCTGATTAATCTTGAGGCAACGTTGTTTTGTGGGCAAACATTTGCTTGGACCAAGGAAGGTTCAACCTATAAAGCGGTGTTGGGAGGGCGTCATATCATGTTTGAGGAAGCTGACTTCCCCACATTGGTGGCAGAGGATGCTCTTTTCTCTCATTACTTCGATATGGAGTGGGAGTATGATGAGGCTGAGCGTGTGCTCAGCTCTCTTGACCCCCATCTCTCTATGCTCATCAGTCAGTATCGGAGTATTCACATACTCAACCAAGATCCATGGGAAGTGTTGGTCAGTTTTCTCCTCAGTCAGAACAACAATATCAAGCGGATTCGTGGTATGTATCAAACCCTTTCCAGAACCTATGGAACAGAGGTTTCCCCCGGTGTCTTTGCCTTTCCCCGACCAGAGCAGCTTGAGGAGGTGAGTGAGACAGCGTTTAGGGCACTGGGCATGGGGTTCAGGGCTCCCTACCTTATCAGCGCCATCTCTCATGCATATCTGCTGGAATCCATCGAATGTCTGGACTATCTACCTGCAAAAGAGTTGCTCAAGAGCATCAGGGGAGTAGGGGAAAAGGTTGCCTCATGTATTTTGCTGTTTGGGTATCATCGTATGGAAGCCTTCCCTCTCGATACCTGGATGCAGAAGGTGATGAAGCGACACTATCCCACAAAAGATGAAACATTCTTTGCACCGTACGCTGCACTTGCTCAGCAGTACCTGTTCCATGGGGAACGTCTAGGAGGTAAGCAGTGA
- a CDS encoding cyclase family protein, with the protein MIPVSVVGIRFDQFPPSTHSKFSFTEKQLSTITIKLRKQTRSDAVILLSTCDRVEVWCENPQIDCKEPFLRVLSLPVLIWAEHTYSIFGEEAIEHLFALASGLLSPLFGEDQIISQIHTSLLRSRIHGCASPHMEYLFREAITTAKAVQSKVDLQVPDESLPEAVLTLLEKREVDKKVLLIGSSALARLVAKVLCGKGYKVTMTFRDLEKAELLLPEGVMALAYEERFDHFASYSVVLSATKGMEYTVDLDSPNGPGLYIDLAPVRDINPVLAERKGVEVLTLKDFSVPLPRREAATAEARNIVSDRLGKALHYLTYRHQVEAVQRMAGQAANDLVYRLNSMLVSHKLDLDFRKDLYETARKAFSHQLYQERKREAAIQRYDLSICLESGHAIYDGDPDTILEPLHTIEREGWALTRLSLGSHTGTHMDSPSHLLKEGKTLDTYPLSRFFATAYVMDCRNLEMIDPEDIPELDSSCNAVLFCTDGNAQLSMASVHSLLARGVRLFGFDTPNCDRSEDISFPVHHAIFAQDALILENLVNLDKVVSRVVQLTCLPLSFKKADGSPTRVIATIW; encoded by the coding sequence GTGATACCTGTATCAGTAGTTGGGATCCGTTTTGACCAGTTCCCTCCTTCAACCCATTCGAAATTCTCATTCACTGAAAAACAGCTTAGTACCATAACCATTAAACTGCGTAAGCAAACACGTAGTGATGCGGTTATCCTGCTTTCCACTTGTGACCGTGTGGAAGTGTGGTGTGAGAACCCACAAATTGATTGCAAGGAGCCGTTCCTCAGGGTACTCTCTCTTCCTGTGCTCATATGGGCTGAGCATACCTACAGCATCTTCGGCGAGGAGGCAATCGAGCATCTGTTCGCATTGGCATCTGGACTGCTTAGCCCCCTATTTGGTGAGGACCAAATTATCAGCCAGATACACACAAGCCTTTTGAGGAGTCGAATCCATGGCTGTGCTTCACCGCATATGGAGTATCTCTTCAGGGAAGCGATTACCACGGCAAAAGCAGTACAATCGAAGGTTGACCTGCAGGTTCCCGATGAGTCCCTGCCTGAGGCGGTGCTTACGCTTCTTGAGAAGCGGGAAGTCGACAAGAAAGTACTGCTTATAGGTAGTAGTGCCCTGGCACGTCTTGTAGCAAAGGTCCTCTGTGGAAAGGGATATAAGGTAACCATGACATTCCGTGATTTAGAAAAAGCGGAGCTTTTGCTGCCAGAGGGCGTAATGGCACTCGCCTATGAGGAGCGTTTTGATCATTTTGCTTCATACAGCGTGGTGCTCAGCGCTACCAAAGGAATGGAGTACACGGTTGATCTCGACAGCCCCAATGGCCCCGGGCTGTATATCGACCTTGCTCCTGTGAGGGATATCAATCCAGTTCTGGCTGAGAGAAAAGGGGTTGAAGTACTGACGCTGAAAGACTTTTCTGTACCTCTGCCTCGTAGGGAAGCGGCTACTGCCGAAGCAAGGAACATCGTCTCTGATCGACTGGGTAAGGCTTTGCACTATCTCACCTATCGACATCAGGTAGAGGCAGTGCAACGTATGGCAGGCCAGGCTGCAAACGACTTGGTATATCGGCTCAATAGCATGCTGGTTTCACACAAGCTGGACCTTGATTTTCGTAAGGATCTCTATGAGACCGCCAGGAAGGCCTTCAGTCATCAACTCTACCAGGAGAGGAAGAGGGAAGCTGCCATACAGCGGTATGACCTTTCCATATGCCTGGAAAGTGGCCATGCGATTTATGATGGGGACCCTGATACCATTCTCGAACCATTGCATACCATTGAGAGAGAGGGGTGGGCTCTGACCAGGCTCTCACTTGGTTCTCATACAGGTACCCATATGGACAGCCCTTCTCATCTGTTGAAGGAAGGAAAAACTCTCGATACCTACCCGCTCTCCAGGTTCTTTGCCACTGCCTATGTGATGGATTGCAGGAATCTTGAAATGATTGACCCAGAAGATATTCCTGAACTCGATTCTTCCTGTAATGCAGTTCTGTTCTGTACTGATGGTAATGCCCAACTGAGTATGGCTTCTGTGCATAGTCTCCTGGCCAGGGGTGTTCGACTATTTGGCTTTGATACCCCAAACTGTGATCGTAGTGAAGATATCTCGTTCCCTGTTCATCATGCCATCTTTGCTCAAGATGCCCTGATTCTCGAGAACTTGGTCAATTTGGATAAGGTAGTCTCCAGGGTGGTACAGCTTACCTGCCTTCCTCTCTCATTCAAGAAAGCGGATGGATCTCCTACTCGGGTGATAGCCACTATATGGTAG